In Lewinellaceae bacterium, a single window of DNA contains:
- a CDS encoding acyltransferase → MPGYSNDEVSSMPDNDRAGYIHDIEILRAFAILLVLFHHFNDFLEALQVPYADEAYTFLAGGRGVDLFFVISGFVIAKGFLPKLQKAASTQAFFQQTINFWIRRFWRLAPSAWLWLIIPVALYFFFNQSGEFGTLRGNLAGLAAGLLNIYNLYFASVFRNGQYANATFVHWTLSLEAQFYFILPFIIYLARSRIQTVLIILVIIQLVINRSLLMRVMRTDEFFIGVLIAIWQLQRASYKKFEPTFLRWGGARFLFICLALFGLMVMSGRLNIVPREYRINIAALISGITVLAASYNQNYFVRTKWLKAMLLWVGSRSYALYLIHIPVYKFVWEVYFRSIPDFPRHDHWPVLTMAYVFSCLLLTFFISELNFRFIEEPLRKRGRIIARNYLNKQNA, encoded by the coding sequence ATGCCAGGCTATTCAAATGATGAAGTATCATCCATGCCGGACAATGACCGGGCCGGGTATATCCATGATATTGAGATCCTGAGAGCCTTTGCGATTTTGCTGGTCCTTTTTCACCACTTCAATGACTTCCTGGAAGCATTACAGGTACCTTATGCCGATGAGGCCTACACTTTCTTAGCAGGAGGCAGAGGGGTAGATCTGTTCTTTGTGATCTCAGGGTTTGTGATTGCAAAAGGTTTCCTTCCCAAACTACAGAAGGCAGCATCTACACAAGCCTTTTTTCAGCAAACGATTAACTTTTGGATCCGGCGTTTCTGGAGGCTGGCGCCTTCTGCCTGGCTTTGGCTGATCATACCGGTTGCATTATATTTTTTCTTCAACCAATCCGGCGAATTTGGCACACTTCGGGGAAACTTGGCAGGCCTCGCAGCAGGATTGTTAAATATTTACAATCTGTATTTTGCCAGTGTATTTCGCAACGGGCAATACGCTAATGCGACATTTGTACATTGGACGCTTTCGCTTGAGGCCCAATTTTATTTTATCCTGCCTTTTATCATTTACCTGGCGCGCAGTAGAATACAAACAGTCCTTATCATCCTGGTGATCATTCAACTCGTCATTAACAGAAGCCTTTTGATGAGGGTTATGAGAACGGATGAATTTTTTATTGGAGTGCTGATTGCCATCTGGCAACTACAAAGGGCTTCCTATAAAAAATTCGAGCCTACATTCCTGAGGTGGGGAGGCGCCCGGTTCTTATTTATCTGCTTGGCCCTGTTTGGCCTGATGGTGATGAGTGGCCGGCTCAACATCGTCCCGAGGGAATATAGAATAAATATAGCAGCGCTCATAAGTGGGATTACCGTTTTGGCTGCCTCCTACAACCAAAATTATTTTGTAAGGACAAAATGGTTGAAAGCTATGCTGTTATGGGTGGGATCCCGGTCCTATGCTTTGTACCTGATCCATATACCTGTTTATAAATTCGTATGGGAAGTGTATTTTCGCTCGATTCCCGATTTTCCCCGGCATGATCATTGGCCTGTTCTGACAATGGCCTATGTCTTTTCCTGTTTACTGTTAACCTTTTTTATTTCAGAGTTGAATTTTCGGTTTATTGAGGAGCCGTTGCGAAAAAGAGGCAGGATTATCGCCAGAAATTATTTGAATAAACAAAACGCATAA
- a CDS encoding sulfotransferase has translation MKLHFVVAGFSKCGTTTLCSMLMAHPHLFIPPRAKEPRFFSRENYPLYWNWYRNFFYAAPADALLGEGSVSYTEYEFAHASVRRLTWHFPDIKVILIARDPVDRIESSYREMHNSGTDWGVNCPFNIRDALAKLPNMLHDTKYGEILHLYKQYIPDENILILFQEDLRARPEEVLKRCFNFLGVAPMSVAPVKNKNLNRGTDKYYDTPMLRELWKTKLYDNATDAIYRIPVAVKNQFLPQLHLRKPFGKEQLEWPKDARERLVHALSKGPELFLTQHGKDLSFWPRYAAFLSEV, from the coding sequence ATGAAGTTACATTTTGTGGTAGCGGGTTTCAGTAAATGTGGGACAACCACCCTTTGCTCCATGCTTATGGCGCATCCGCATCTTTTTATTCCCCCCAGGGCAAAAGAACCTCGGTTTTTCAGCCGGGAAAATTATCCTTTGTATTGGAATTGGTATCGAAATTTCTTTTATGCTGCACCTGCCGATGCACTATTAGGAGAAGGGAGTGTTTCTTACACAGAGTATGAATTTGCCCATGCCAGTGTTAGAAGATTAACCTGGCATTTTCCCGATATCAAGGTCATTTTGATTGCCCGGGACCCTGTGGACCGCATCGAGTCTTCTTACCGGGAAATGCACAACAGCGGGACGGACTGGGGGGTAAATTGCCCGTTTAATATCCGGGATGCTTTAGCCAAACTGCCCAATATGCTCCATGATACAAAATATGGGGAGATCTTACATCTTTATAAACAGTATATACCTGATGAAAATATATTGATCCTTTTTCAGGAGGATCTAAGAGCACGCCCCGAAGAAGTATTGAAGCGATGTTTTAACTTTCTGGGTGTAGCCCCAATGTCTGTAGCCCCTGTGAAAAACAAGAACCTAAATCGAGGCACCGATAAATACTACGATACACCGATGCTTCGGGAATTGTGGAAAACCAAGCTTTACGATAACGCTACCGATGCAATTTACAGGATTCCTGTTGCCGTGAAAAATCAATTTCTACCCCAGCTCCATTTGCGTAAACCTTTTGGAAAAGAGCAACTGGAATGGCCAAAAGATGCACGAGAACGCCTGGTACATGCCTTAAGCAAGGGGCCTGAATTGTTTTTAACGCAACACGGGAAAGATCTTTCTTTCTGGCCCCGGTATGCGGCCTTTCTCAGTGAAGTGTAA
- a CDS encoding MBOAT family protein, whose product MLFNSLDFAVFLPAVFILYWFVCARNLRLQNLLIVIASYFFYACWDWRFLSLILISTIVDYAVGLALWREEGRLERKTLLWVSIGANLGMLGFFKYYNFFLQNFIEAFSLFGIPIPANSLNIVLPAGISFYTFQTLSYSLDIYKRKLKPTKDFIAFAGFVSFFPQLVAGPIERAANLLPRFTTKRKFDYSRAADGMRQILWGLFKKVVIADNCAEYVNLVFNDPSAHSGSTLALGAIFFAFQIYGDFSGYSDIAIGTARLFGFDLMQNFAFPYFSRDIAEFWRRWHISLTTWFRDYLYIPLGGSRGSVGNKIRNTFVIFIVSGFWHGANWTFIIWGALNALYFLPLLLAGRNRQNLDTVAQGNWLPSARETLQMLLTFGMTVLAWICFRAESVGQAIQYIEGIFQTSLTTFPDVFPIHVLIGIVVVVLVEWIHREKQHGLQLDPNVTPRPLRWGIYMILSFLVAFFMGEPNPFIYFQF is encoded by the coding sequence ATGCTGTTTAACTCACTCGACTTTGCGGTATTTCTGCCTGCGGTATTTATCCTTTACTGGTTTGTTTGTGCCCGAAACCTCAGGCTGCAAAACCTGCTCATCGTCATTGCCAGTTATTTTTTTTATGCGTGCTGGGACTGGCGTTTTTTATCTCTTATCCTGATCAGTACAATTGTTGATTATGCGGTGGGCCTGGCTTTGTGGCGGGAAGAAGGCCGGCTGGAAAGAAAGACCTTACTTTGGGTAAGTATAGGGGCCAATCTTGGAATGTTGGGCTTCTTTAAGTACTACAATTTTTTTCTTCAAAACTTCATCGAGGCCTTTTCCCTCTTTGGAATACCCATACCCGCAAATTCGCTGAATATAGTCTTGCCTGCCGGCATTAGCTTTTATACTTTCCAGACCCTGAGTTATTCTTTAGATATATACAAAAGAAAGCTCAAGCCTACTAAAGATTTCATTGCCTTTGCCGGCTTTGTCAGCTTCTTCCCCCAGTTGGTGGCAGGGCCAATAGAACGAGCCGCTAACCTGCTGCCCCGGTTTACAACCAAACGCAAATTTGATTACTCCAGGGCGGCCGATGGGATGCGCCAAATTCTCTGGGGGCTTTTTAAAAAAGTAGTCATTGCCGACAACTGTGCCGAATATGTCAACCTTGTTTTCAACGATCCGTCGGCCCATTCGGGCAGTACACTTGCCCTGGGAGCCATTTTTTTTGCCTTTCAGATCTACGGAGACTTTTCAGGCTATTCAGACATTGCCATCGGTACAGCCCGGTTGTTCGGGTTTGATCTGATGCAAAACTTCGCCTTCCCTTATTTTTCGAGGGACATCGCTGAATTCTGGAGGCGCTGGCATATCTCCCTTACCACCTGGTTTCGGGATTATCTCTACATCCCATTAGGGGGTAGCCGGGGTAGTGTTGGGAACAAGATCAGAAACACTTTTGTCATTTTTATCGTGAGCGGATTCTGGCATGGCGCCAACTGGACATTCATCATCTGGGGGGCTTTAAACGCCCTTTATTTTCTGCCTCTGCTACTGGCCGGGAGGAATCGTCAAAACCTGGATACTGTCGCTCAGGGCAACTGGCTTCCCTCAGCCAGGGAAACCCTTCAGATGCTATTGACTTTTGGCATGACGGTGTTGGCCTGGATTTGCTTCAGAGCGGAAAGTGTAGGGCAGGCCATACAGTATATCGAAGGTATTTTTCAAACCTCGTTAACTACTTTTCCGGATGTTTTTCCCATTCACGTCCTGATAGGAATTGTTGTTGTGGTTTTAGTCGAGTGGATCCATCGGGAAAAGCAACACGGCCTGCAATTGGACCCCAATGTTACGCCTCGCCCCCTGCGATGGGGAATATACATGATCCTGAGTTTTTTGGTAGCCTTTTTTATGGGAGAACCCAATCCATTTATATATTTTCAATTTTAG